DNA from Cloacibacillus sp. An23:
GCTCCGGAAGGTGCGACGGTTCCTCTCCACCGGCAGAAACGGCGTTGAATCTGGCCTTTTCGTCGTTGCGCAGCAGCATCGACTCTCGTATCACTCCGGGCCAGCGGCTTGAATCGACGCCGGTCATTATCCAGCAGCCGTGAGAGGCGAGCGTCGGAGGCGGCCCGGCGTAGACTGTCAGCGAGCGGCTCTGCGGAAGCTGCACCGGCAGGGTCGCGGTAAGGCTCCAGTCGTTTATGAACGCCGCCGCCTCCGCCCCGTAAAGCGTTACGGACGCCGCCGGGCCTATGTTTTTTGAATCGTCGGAGAGCTTTTTTATCTTTTTATCAAGTTCGTCGATGGCAGAAGCTACGGCCTTGACTCCGTCGTCGAGCGCGCTTATGGAGGCCGCAGACGCGGCGGCGCGCTCCGCGGCGCGCTCCGAGCGGAGGAAATCGTACCAGAGCGACAGCGACCGCTCCGGCGAAACGCCCTTTTCAAACTCCGCGCACATTTCCTCGGCCCGGCGGATCACTTCGCCGGCCTCACGCGGCAGAACGCCGAGCCACGCATCCATGCCGTCAGGCAGCGCGCTTCCGTCGTATTCGAGAAGCCGCCCTCCCTCGCCGAAGAGCAGCGGATTCGCAAGAAGCGCCGAAGTCTCGTAATTGTTCCACCCGGAACGGCTCGCCCGCCAGATCAGCGAAGGCAGGCCGCCGAGCAGAGTATCGCCAGCAGTGCCGCCCTCCTGTACGTTGTAAGGTATCCCGTACCGCGAAAGCGCGTATTCCATCACGTGCAGCCGCTCAGGGCCGACGGTCAGCCCTATATCCCCGTAGCCGCGGAACTCTCCAAGCGGCGTCAGCCCGCCCTCGCCGCAGGCCCAGAGCGCCAGCTCTCGCGCGACGGCCTCGAGCTCGAGCTGCGGGCTGCCCGCTTCCAGTTTCACGACAGGGACGTCCCACGCCGGCCTCTTACTATATTCCACGCCTAGCTGCTTGATCCCGTCGTGAAAACGGTCCAGCCCCGTTTCGGGCTGGAACATCGTCACGTTCGTGAGCTCGCCCAACGTTTTTACAAGCTTGAGCTGCGACGACGCGAACGACAGAAAACCCGCGAAAACCACGGGACGCCCCGCTACGAGCCCGCGCCCCGCGTCCGTGAGCAGCAGGCCGCGCGCCAGCGTGAAAATCTGCGCCGCGTCCGCGAGGCCGTACTCGGCGAGGTAATCCGTGTATCTTTCGTAAAGCTCTGCAAGGACGGCCCCGGGCGCGCCTCCGCGCGCACCCTCGCCGAGGGCGGAACGCAGAGCCTCCGCCGAAACCTCCTCGGCGAGCAGATCTTTTATATTCTCTCCCAGAACCGATACGAAGCCGTCGTGATAAAAGCCGGGCGCGAGCTCCGTGCCGTTCTCCGCGGCCTCGGAGAGAAAGTCCGAGAGCAGCCACCGTAATATAAGCTTATGATCCGGCGGGTCGATGACGCGCGCGGCGCTTCCGTCCGCGCGCTGGAGCTCGGACAGCAGATCTCCCGCCGTCCATACCGCCGGACGCGCGCCGAAGCTCGGCGCTCCTCCGCATATAAGCTCGAGCAGCGCGTCGCGGTCGAGCCCGGCCGGCACGATGAATATCGCGCCGCCTCCGCTTTTTTTATAAATATCCGTCAAATCGCCGCTTCTGTCCGCAAGCGTGAAATAACTGTTCACAGTTATAGCCACACGTCCGCCCCCCTACGTTACGCACGCGCCGCCGCGCCGGTATTTTCGGGCGCGCCGCGCGTCTTTTCAGCCGCGTTCAAAAATCGTGCGAAATATAAACAGCGCCGCGGCCGCAGAATACGCTTCCGATTCAATATTATCACCCGAGCCGCGCGCGCGCCATAAGAGCACGCCTCGGCGAGCCGCGGAGGCCAATATAGGCTATAATAACGTGACGCCGGGCGGGAGGTGCGTACGATGAACACGGAGAAGATAATCGAAAAGCTTTACGAAAACGCCGAAGCTTCGCGCGGCGAGCTCGAATTCCTCATAGACGGCAGAAATGAGGAAACGGCGCAAAAGCTGAGCGCTCTAGCGCGGCGGCGCGCGCTTGAAAATTTCGGCAATAAGATATACGTGCGCGGCCTCATAGAGATATCGAGCTTCTGCAAAAACGACTGCCTCTACTGCGGCATTAGACGAAGCAACGGAAAAGCGCAGCGCTACCGTCTGACGAAGGACGAAATTCTCGAATGCTGCCGCGAGGGATACGGGCTCGGCTTCCGCACCTTCGTGCTGCAGGGAGGCGAGGACGCATTCTTCACAGACGACGTGACGGCCGGCATCGTGGCTTCGATACGCGCGGGCTTCCCGGACTGCGCCATAACTCTGTCGCTCGGAGAACGAAGCCGCGAGAGCTACGAGAAGCTCTTCCGCGCCGGAGCGAACCGCTACCTTCTGCGCCACGAGACGGCGACGCCGGAGCACTACGCGAAGCTGCATCCGAAGGAACTGTCGCTCGAAAACCGCATGGAATGCCTGCGCGCGCTCAAAGAGATAGGCTTCCAGACAGGCTGCGGCTTCATGGTCGGCTCGCCATTTCAGACGACTGCGGACATCGTGAACGACCTGATGTTCATAAAGAGCTTCTCTCCGCAGATGGTCGGCATCGGCCCCTTCATCCCGCACCACGACACTCCGTTTGCGGACAAACCGGCGGGCGCGGCGGAGCTGACCGTATTCCTGCTCTCCGTCGTCAGGCTGATGAATCCGAAAGTTCTGCTCCCCGCGACGACGGCGCTCGGCACCATAGAGGACGGAGGGCGCGAACGAGGCGTCCTCGCGGGCTGCAACGTCGTCATGCCAAACCTTTCGCCGCTCTCGGTGAGAAAGAAATACATGCTATACGACAACAAGCTCAGCACCGGCGAGGAGGCCGCCGAAGCGCGTGCGGCTCTCGAACGCCGTATGGAAAAAATAGGCTACCGCGTCGTGACGGAGCGCGGCGACTACAAAGACTGACACCGGCGCGGCAGCGCCGGAAAAGGAGGAAAACGCGATGAAAAAGACTCTTGGCATACTTCTGGCAGCGGCGCTCATGACCGCGGGAAGCGCCGGCGCCGAGGACTGGCCCCTGTTCAAGTGCGATGCCGGCAGAAGCGGCAGCGCCCACCCGAAGACCGAGGCGTCATACACCTTTGAGGGAAAGATAGAATGGAGCGCGCCGATACCGGCCGGCGCGTCGTCGTCGCCCGCCGTCTACGGCGGCACGATATACACCGGTTCCAACGACGGAGCCATGTACGCCTACAGCCTTAAGACAGGCGAAGTCCGCTGGAAATTCGACACCGGCAACTGGATAACGACAGCCCCGGCCGTCTACGGCGGACAGGTGTTCGTCACGAGCTACGACAGCAGGCTATACTGCGCCGACGCGCTCACCGGCGACCAGATATGGCAGTTCACGACCTCGAACAACATCCAAAGCTCGCCGGCGGCGGCGGACGGCGTAGTCTACTTCGGTTCGGACGACGAATATCTATACGCCGTCACGATAAAGACGGGATGGCAGAAATGGAAATTCAAGACCGACGCGGCCGTCACCGGCTCGCCCGTAGTCGCGGACGGAGTAGTCTACGTCGGCAACCGCAA
Protein-coding regions in this window:
- a CDS encoding PD-(D/E)XK nuclease family protein encodes the protein MAITVNSYFTLADRSGDLTDIYKKSGGGAIFIVPAGLDRDALLELICGGAPSFGARPAVWTAGDLLSELQRADGSAARVIDPPDHKLILRWLLSDFLSEAAENGTELAPGFYHDGFVSVLGENIKDLLAEEVSAEALRSALGEGARGGAPGAVLAELYERYTDYLAEYGLADAAQIFTLARGLLLTDAGRGLVAGRPVVFAGFLSFASSQLKLVKTLGELTNVTMFQPETGLDRFHDGIKQLGVEYSKRPAWDVPVVKLEAGSPQLELEAVARELALWACGEGGLTPLGEFRGYGDIGLTVGPERLHVMEYALSRYGIPYNVQEGGTAGDTLLGGLPSLIWRASRSGWNNYETSALLANPLLFGEGGRLLEYDGSALPDGMDAWLGVLPREAGEVIRRAEEMCAEFEKGVSPERSLSLWYDFLRSERAAERAAASAASISALDDGVKAVASAIDELDKKIKKLSDDSKNIGPAASVTLYGAEAAAFINDWSLTATLPVQLPQSRSLTVYAGPPPTLASHGCWIMTGVDSSRWPGVIRESMLLRNDEKARFNAVSAGGEEPSHLPELHEEREQKEAVFRRILATGRRAAVITRAVFNENGEECGESRFVTRALDDGPRSWKPAGVITYDAERALPDGGGPWFPQAEVLCTPVSRGRMEEPPAGRAPLSDEPPKIRVSDIDRWNVCPYMYWCERVLGLESVRPGLYDNRKAGNLTHKVWEHVFRVKNENPKLSIHRCVMDNWGAFKAAEYPELDGDPRLARYEKRLRSQMFGMAAAQDDIERRLAAVPKIRTDTESKLEGAEFGGVLFAGQADRIDRFDGGIVVLDYKLGAAGSHARELQVAAYCAILGAASKEKILGFGWFGHAGPSFCGYFNDDRYFDLYALDGTTKKKASADTKIEEAAALMGEMAESVKNGEYPPGYKVKERLCKNCAYFTLCRKREKRVYIESLTEEGGSDDGEE
- the hydE gene encoding [FeFe] hydrogenase H-cluster radical SAM maturase HydE produces the protein MNTEKIIEKLYENAEASRGELEFLIDGRNEETAQKLSALARRRALENFGNKIYVRGLIEISSFCKNDCLYCGIRRSNGKAQRYRLTKDEILECCREGYGLGFRTFVLQGGEDAFFTDDVTAGIVASIRAGFPDCAITLSLGERSRESYEKLFRAGANRYLLRHETATPEHYAKLHPKELSLENRMECLRALKEIGFQTGCGFMVGSPFQTTADIVNDLMFIKSFSPQMVGIGPFIPHHDTPFADKPAGAAELTVFLLSVVRLMNPKVLLPATTALGTIEDGGRERGVLAGCNVVMPNLSPLSVRKKYMLYDNKLSTGEEAAEARAALERRMEKIGYRVVTERGDYKD
- a CDS encoding PQQ-binding-like beta-propeller repeat protein; the protein is MKKTLGILLAAALMTAGSAGAEDWPLFKCDAGRSGSAHPKTEASYTFEGKIEWSAPIPAGASSSPAVYGGTIYTGSNDGAMYAYSLKTGEVRWKFDTGNWITTAPAVYGGQVFVTSYDSRLYCADALTGDQIWQFTTSNNIQSSPAAADGVVYFGSDDEYLYAVTIKTGWQKWKFKTDAAVTGSPVVADGVVYVGNRNGKLYAVDCATGRLKWRAIVGGPITSAPAVSGGLLYFTSQDGKIYCARIKHEAVIWSYDAKAQIETSPLVAGNRVVFGDISGKVTALDAQNGAKLWTFEAGGSVFSSAAYHDGTIYVGANGGKLFALDEATGKPKWSLELGGDITAAPAIAGGRIVVPTTGGELFSIK